From Syntrophorhabdus sp., a single genomic window includes:
- a CDS encoding beta-lactamase family protein — MSRIRLVVAVCLCFVLVTSLASGKTAKEGPDLYKSAIATARSEIWQAINNGQCGSATAAITVNGKVVYAEGFGMANREKSVPVDRNTLFNIGSISKMYVAAAIMLLVEDGKVSLDKPVRLYLPEFKMADDRYKTITVRMLLNHTSGMPGTQNANSFCFKYDDNLKQETMNTLARAHLKHDPGAMAAYCNDGFTLAEMIVERVSGRRYTDFLNDRIFKPLGLKNTGMGLGEIKDKPVALYYEPETGKAHPLETISILGAGGLSSTAEELCLFTDSLLAKDKLLKRSSLAEMRSAQPSALAPALRNPSFSYGLGWDLIGLPRYDAKGIQVLGKSGGTANYSSMVYTVPDKRISVAVIASGAESGAMMIALNILDAVLVGKKLIPNKEKTVSIPPEPQKLPQGHASHGGYYADDTKLGRIVFDEDKDTAILYLYKEQEKTPAVAFIYSNGYYHGIKGDTYYFQRAGGEDYLAASISAFGIDRIVMQKVKPVENPQRLKIDMDGKVWLRRNVSPFESIPVTRSHFVRSSLYNDLPGYVFFSGLKRIGSPDFAGMSFDSVRDQTELALFEKDGAAWAWVSDMLYSPKETAIALRTGENSVRIGNDGYSEWLAANENAVLSFTRSQRGRIVVFSPDGTPTYDSARDTGEAYAAKGSYIECAGLADDAFTIKARPAAASEKK, encoded by the coding sequence ATGTCAAGGATCAGACTTGTCGTCGCAGTCTGTCTCTGCTTCGTGCTCGTGACCTCACTTGCATCAGGCAAAACAGCAAAAGAAGGGCCTGATCTCTACAAAAGCGCTATTGCAACGGCCCGCAGCGAGATCTGGCAGGCCATAAACAACGGTCAGTGCGGGAGCGCCACCGCTGCCATAACGGTCAACGGCAAGGTCGTTTACGCCGAAGGCTTCGGCATGGCGAACAGGGAAAAGAGCGTCCCCGTCGACAGGAACACGCTGTTCAACATCGGCTCCATCAGCAAGATGTACGTGGCTGCCGCGATCATGCTGCTCGTCGAGGACGGCAAGGTCTCCCTAGACAAACCGGTCAGGCTCTATCTCCCGGAATTCAAGATGGCCGACGACAGGTACAAGACGATCACCGTAAGGATGCTGTTGAACCACACGTCCGGCATGCCGGGGACCCAGAACGCGAATTCCTTCTGCTTCAAGTACGATGACAATCTGAAGCAGGAAACGATGAACACCCTGGCCCGCGCCCATCTCAAGCATGACCCGGGTGCGATGGCAGCGTACTGCAATGACGGGTTCACATTGGCGGAGATGATAGTGGAACGGGTAAGCGGCCGGAGATACACGGACTTCCTCAATGATAGGATCTTCAAGCCGCTGGGTCTCAAGAACACCGGCATGGGCCTGGGGGAGATCAAGGACAAGCCCGTGGCTTTATATTATGAACCTGAGACCGGAAAAGCTCATCCCCTCGAAACGATCTCGATCCTGGGTGCCGGAGGTTTGTCGTCAACTGCCGAAGAGCTTTGCCTTTTCACGGATTCCTTGCTGGCGAAGGATAAGCTCTTGAAGAGATCATCTCTCGCGGAGATGAGATCCGCGCAGCCTTCGGCCCTCGCACCCGCGCTGAGGAATCCCTCATTTTCATATGGGCTTGGCTGGGACCTGATAGGCCTTCCTCGCTATGACGCGAAAGGGATCCAGGTACTGGGCAAGAGCGGAGGCACCGCCAACTATTCTTCGATGGTCTACACCGTTCCCGACAAGAGAATATCCGTTGCGGTCATTGCTTCAGGAGCCGAAAGCGGCGCAATGATGATCGCGCTCAATATACTGGATGCGGTGCTGGTCGGGAAGAAGCTCATTCCGAACAAAGAGAAGACCGTATCGATACCGCCGGAACCGCAAAAACTGCCGCAGGGTCACGCCTCCCATGGCGGCTATTACGCAGATGACACCAAATTGGGCCGGATCGTTTTCGATGAGGACAAGGACACCGCCATTTTGTATCTTTACAAAGAACAGGAGAAAACGCCGGCAGTCGCTTTCATATATAGTAATGGTTATTACCACGGCATAAAAGGCGACACGTACTACTTTCAGCGCGCGGGTGGGGAAGACTATCTGGCAGCCTCCATTTCCGCATTCGGGATCGACAGGATCGTTATGCAGAAAGTGAAACCGGTGGAGAACCCGCAACGTCTCAAGATCGACATGGATGGCAAGGTCTGGCTGAGGCGCAATGTCTCTCCCTTTGAGTCGATCCCGGTGACGCGATCCCATTTTGTGAGATCATCGCTCTACAACGATCTGCCGGGTTACGTGTTCTTTAGCGGCCTCAAAAGGATCGGCTCTCCCGATTTCGCGGGCATGTCCTTTGACTCTGTCCGTGACCAAACGGAACTTGCCCTTTTCGAGAAGGATGGGGCCGCGTGGGCCTGGGTCTCCGACATGCTGTACAGCCCGAAGGAAACAGCCATCGCGCTGAGAACCGGCGAGAATTCCGTGAGGATAGGAAACGATGGATACAGTGAGTGGCTGGCAGCCAACGAAAATGCCGTCCTGAGTTTCACCAGATCCCAACGGGGAAGGATCGTCGTATTCTCCCCCGACGGCACCCCGACCTACGACAGCGCGCGCGATACGGGGGAAGCGTATGCAGCCAAGGGCAGTTATATTGAATGTGCGGGTCTTGCGGACGATGCCTTCACGATCAAGGCCAGGCCCGCTGCCGCAAGCGAGAAGAAGTAG
- a CDS encoding response regulator transcription factor yields the protein MLYPILIVEDDQKIAHIVKVYLEGAGFRTVHAGLGKDALEEAKKERPLLIILDLMLPDMSGEELCLQLKEIADVPVIMLTAKSSEEERVAGFALGADDYVVKPFSPRELVFRVKAVLKRFQKGDLSGSEPISFNNGSLLLDGQTYMATLKGNPVRLTSTEFKLLFTLAGSPDRVFTRSELVEKALGYQFEGYERSVDAHIKNIRRKLEDDSQNPVFIHTVYGVGYRFTGKRDA from the coding sequence ATGCTTTATCCCATTCTCATTGTTGAAGACGACCAAAAGATAGCGCATATAGTCAAGGTCTACCTGGAAGGAGCCGGATTCCGCACAGTGCACGCAGGATTGGGGAAGGACGCGCTGGAGGAGGCGAAGAAAGAGAGGCCCCTCCTCATAATTCTGGACCTGATGCTGCCCGACATGAGCGGAGAGGAACTCTGTCTTCAGCTGAAGGAGATAGCGGATGTACCCGTGATCATGCTTACGGCCAAGTCTTCCGAGGAGGAGAGGGTCGCGGGTTTTGCTCTTGGTGCCGATGACTACGTGGTAAAGCCTTTCAGCCCCAGAGAGCTTGTGTTCAGGGTGAAGGCCGTCCTGAAAAGGTTTCAGAAAGGGGACCTTTCCGGGTCCGAGCCGATAAGCTTCAACAACGGGTCGCTCCTTCTCGACGGCCAGACCTACATGGCTACGCTGAAGGGGAATCCCGTGCGGCTCACATCGACGGAGTTCAAGCTGCTCTTCACCCTCGCCGGGTCCCCGGACAGGGTCTTTACGAGGAGCGAATTGGTGGAGAAGGCGCTCGGTTACCAGTTTGAAGGTTACGAGAGGAGCGTCGACGCCCATATCAAGAACATCCGCAGGAAGCTCGAAGACGATTCGCAGAATCCTGTCTTCATCCATACGGTCTATGGTGTCGGCTACCGGTTCACGGGAAAAAGAGATGCTTAG
- a CDS encoding ankyrin repeat domain-containing protein: MELNEDFLEGLSYMDRTRLHGPVETGDADRVREILEKGVLEIDGRDNCGKTPLHWACEGRKVEIVKLLLDAGADVNGDNTGNETTPLHRACRARRVDIIEVLLKAGADVNARDVLDKTPLDELAPREYLPGKYIEEKEGEVEAIIESFREYHPELDVDKYLEKYSTKRKTV; the protein is encoded by the coding sequence ATGGAGTTGAATGAAGATTTTTTGGAAGGCTTAAGCTACATGGACCGTACCCGTCTCCACGGGCCCGTGGAGACGGGTGACGCCGACCGCGTCCGCGAGATCCTTGAGAAGGGAGTGCTTGAGATAGACGGGAGGGACAATTGCGGCAAGACACCCCTCCACTGGGCCTGTGAGGGACGCAAGGTGGAGATAGTCAAGCTCCTCCTCGACGCGGGCGCTGACGTGAACGGGGATAACACCGGCAACGAGACGACTCCCCTGCACCGCGCCTGCCGCGCCCGCCGCGTCGACATCATCGAAGTCCTCCTGAAAGCGGGGGCGGACGTGAATGCCAGGGACGTACTGGACAAGACCCCGCTGGACGAACTGGCGCCGAGGGAATACCTGCCGGGCAAATACATAGAGGAAAAGGAAGGAGAGGTCGAGGCGATCATCGAGTCCTTCAGGGAATACCACCCCGAGCTCGACGTGGATAAGTACCTGGAGAAGTACTCCACGAAAAGGAAGACGGTGTGA